The genome window GTTTGGCTCGCTGCCGGCTAGCTGTGCGGCCTGCGCTGTTGATTTTGCCGGGATAAACTCGACTGCCGAGAGCATGTGATCGTCTAAAAATTTGCGGCACTGATTGTAGCCTTGCGGGTGCGAGTAGATGCGCTTGATGTCCTTTAAATTTTCGCACTTGCTCGCAAAAATATGGTGGATATCCATGTAAATTTCAGCTACCACCTTGACGCTATCAAACCGCCCTAGACAGTCCAGAGTCGCGCCTACCGCGCCTTCGGTGTTATTTTCTATCGGTACGACGCCATATTTGGCCTCTTTGTGCTTTAGTTTCGTAAAAACCGCCTCGATGCTAGCTAGCGGCAGATACGCACTCATAGCGCCAAAACGGCTCTCGGCGGCTTGGTGCGTGTAGGTGCCCTCAGGCCCTAGATAGGCGACCTTTTCTGGCATTTCGAGGTTCCTACTGACGGCAAAAATTTCAAGATAAATCGCCTCAATAGCAGCTTTATTTAAAAATGCAGAGTCCTGCCCCTCGAGGCGGTTTAGGATCGCTCTTTCACGCTCGGGGCGGTAGATCGCGCTGCCGCTGGTTTGCTTTAGTTCGCCGATCTTTCGCACGAAATTCATGCGCTCGTTTAGGCGCCTTAGCACCTCGTCGTCGATCTTATCTATCTCGTTTCTAAGGTCGTTTATGTTTTGCATTTTCGCTCCTTAGCCTAAAAATTCTCGCTCCAGTGCTACGATATCCTCAAAGCTCTCGCGGCGCCTAATCAAAAAGTCCTCGCCGCCCTTTACCGCGACCTCCGCGGCGCGCCCACGAGTGTTGTAGTTGCTGCCCATCGCAAAACCGTATGCGCCGGCTGATTTGATAACGACGAGATCGCCTGGATTTAACGGCGGTAAATTTCGGTCTTTTGCGAGAAAATCGCCGCTCTCGCAGATCGGCCCGACCACGTCGCAAGGGGTAAATTTGAGCTCCCGAAGCTGCTCGGTTTTACACTCGCAAAGAGTCTTGCCGCCGCTAAGAGCAAAAATTTTATGCCAAGCCTG of Campylobacter showae contains these proteins:
- the pheA gene encoding prephenate dehydratase, which codes for MQNINDLRNEIDKIDDEVLRRLNERMNFVRKIGELKQTSGSAIYRPERERAILNRLEGQDSAFLNKAAIEAIYLEIFAVSRNLEMPEKVAYLGPEGTYTHQAAESRFGAMSAYLPLASIEAVFTKLKHKEAKYGVVPIENNTEGAVGATLDCLGRFDSVKVVAEIYMDIHHIFASKCENLKDIKRIYSHPQGYNQCRKFLDDHMLSAVEFIPAKSTAQAAQLAGSEPNSAAICSKIAAKLYGVPILFETIEDNAANRTRFFILSDFKNERAQRNKTSILAKTEHRPGGLVELLLAFRDEGINITKLESRPIKQREFKANFYIDFEGHIDDDNVQKAIQKAISYGHEIAWLGSYVAWEE